A portion of the Lolium rigidum isolate FL_2022 chromosome 1, APGP_CSIRO_Lrig_0.1, whole genome shotgun sequence genome contains these proteins:
- the LOC124684164 gene encoding uncharacterized protein LOC124684164, with the protein MSSPSQLQQLEQLMEANAHSDSLAEIRKFIFQVGHGPDVLNTSYFKERIRGIANEVQVAIPTYKSLLLEELKETQSRERELKQEWEKSGCSVILDSWGSQCGKKSFISVLVHCRKGMLFLRSKDVSAIIEDVDMLEEMISCVVDEVGANNIVQVVINDASPYMQNARHRVLKEHGHSFFFPLCADFCINFLLGKIAALGHISEVLTKAKEITRFINGNEMPVKLVGNGEIVSNSCLKYVAAFLTLEKLVSERANLVEMFNSPEWASSDWDASSTFRYICDIVKTDAFWCAAADVLKVTIPFVKVLFKLEREDCPMGILYEAMDCAKEEMMRHVGDKHGDILSWVDKIWDIYLHSPLHAAGYMLNPRVFYKDHACDDPEVISGIEACITQMANGNYDPKKVKAQTEVYRRKLGSLGSDSSAIKEMMELPQVCWWSVHGTDTPELQTLATRILSQTCFGAKRYNINWHVSEKVHEAKAFDNQDLYRGLEYVHYNMRLPGAKPLIGGLSGDQVGKPASPLDDWIWGPRHRH; encoded by the exons ATGTCTTCTCCATCACAGCTACAGCAATTGGAACAACTAATGGAGGCAAATGCTCACTCTGATTCTCTGGCAGAAATACGCAAGTTCATCTTTCAAGTTGGACATGGGCCTGATGTTCTAAACACCTCATATTTCAAGGAGAGGATTCGTGGGATTGCTAATGAGGTTCAGGTTGCAATTCCTACATATAAATCACTTCTGCTGGaggaactaaaagaaacacagagccGTGAAAGGGAACTGAAGCAAGAATGGGAGAAAAGTGGTTGCAGTGTAATTCTGGATAGTTGGGGGAGCCAATGTGGTAAAAAAAGCTTCATAAGTGTTTTGGTACATTGCAGGAAAGGCATGTTGTTCCTCAGATCCAAAGATGTGTCTGCAATCATTGAGGACGTGGATATGCTAGAAGAAATGATTTCTTGCGTGGTTGATGAAGTTGGCGCCAATAACATAGTTCAAGTTGTCATAAATGACGCATCGCCATATATGCAAAATGCACGGCATAGAGTGCTGAAGGAACATGGCCATTCATTCTTCTTCCCGCTGTGTGCTGACTTTTGCATCAACTTTCTGCTTGGGAAAATTGCAGCACTTGGTCACATCAGTGAGGTTCTAACGAAGGCAAAGGAAATAACAAGGTTTATAAATGGCAATGAGATGCCAGTTAAACTGGTTGGAAACGGCGAGATAGTGAGCAATTCTTGTTTGAAATATGTTGCTGCATTCTTGACACTAGAGAAGCTAGTTTCCGAGAGAGCAAATCTGGTGGAGATGTTTAACTCTCCTGAATGGGCTTCCTCTGATTGGGATGCTAGCAGTACTTTCCGGTATATCTGTGACATAGTGAAGACAGATGCATTTTGGTGTGCTGCGGCTGATGTTTTAAAGGTTACAATTCCATTCGTCAAGGTGTTGTTTAAATTAGAGCGTGAAGATTGTCCAATGGGTATCTTGTATGAGGCCATGGATTGTGCTAAAGAAGAGATGATGCGCCATGTTGGAGATAAGCATGGTGATATTTTGTCTTGGGTTGACAAGATATGGGATATTTACTTGCATTCCCCACTGCATGCTGCTGGTTACATGCTAAACCCAAGGGTCTTTTACAAAGATCATGCCTGTGATGATCCTGAGGTCATCAGCGGTATTGAGGCCTGCATCACCCAAATGGCCAATGGTAATTATGATCCAAAGAAAGTCAAAGCACAAACTGAAGTATATAGAAGAAAGTTGGGTTCTTTGGGTTCAGATTCATCAGCAATTAAGGAAATGATGGAATTACCACAAG TTTGTTGGTGGTCGGTGCATGGGACTGACACACCTGAGCTGCAAACCCTTGCGACTCGGATCTTAAGCCAAACATGCTTTGGCGCTAAAAGGTACAACATCAACTGGCACGTATCTGAGAAGGTGCACGAGGCGAAGGCATTTGATAACCAGGACCTGTACCGCGGGCTGGAGTACGTCCACTACAATATGCGTCTCCCCGGTGCTAAACCACTCATAGGAGGTCTTTCTGGGGATCAGGTCGGTAAACCTGCCAGTCCGCTGGATGATTGGATCTGGGGCCCGCGGCATCGCCATTGA